In Aggregicoccus sp. 17bor-14, the following are encoded in one genomic region:
- a CDS encoding M3 family metallopeptidase has product MTAPADAARLVTCPPDVFTRASQEAMEATRTGIARFKALPTPRAAREALELYDEAVAALSDASARASVVRHSHPDEAMRTAAEGAEQELEALATDLALDRGLYDVLASLDVSREDAATQKYMERLLRDFRRAGVDRDEATRARVKALNEELVRIGQEFSRNIQEDVRAVELTPAQLEGLPEDYVRAHEPGERSTVRITTDYPDLVPFMTYARSHTARELLWRANRQRGFPKNQEVLQRLVQKRHELATLLGYPNWAAYATEDKMIRTEKAAADFVEKISQASLARSQRDYETLLARKRQEDPGAERVDPWDQAYLDDRVKAEQYSFDSQSVRPYFEYGRVKEGVLGITSRLFGVQLRKLADAPVWHPDVEAYDVLQGDKPLGRFYLDMHPRDGKYKHAAQFTLATGKAQRRLPEAVLMCNFPKPGKEPALMQHSDVETFFHEFGHLLHHIFGGHTPWAGLSGVRTEWDFVEAPSQMLEEWAWDARSLQTFARHYQTNEPLPAETVQRMKRADEFGKGLWVRQQMFYAALSLELYRRDPKGLDATALVRELQGKYTPFPYLEGTYFHLSFGHLDGYSAIYYTYMWSLVIAKDLFTVFKDKGLMEPGPAQAYRRAVLEPGGSKDAALLVKDFLGRDYDFRAYESWLNAA; this is encoded by the coding sequence CACCCCGCGCGCGGCCCGCGAGGCGCTCGAGCTCTACGACGAGGCCGTGGCGGCGCTCTCGGACGCCTCTGCGCGCGCGAGCGTGGTGCGCCACAGCCACCCGGACGAGGCCATGCGCACCGCGGCCGAGGGCGCCGAGCAGGAGCTCGAGGCGCTGGCCACCGACCTCGCCCTGGACCGGGGCCTCTACGACGTGCTCGCCTCGCTCGACGTCTCGCGCGAGGACGCCGCGACGCAGAAGTACATGGAGCGCCTGCTGCGCGACTTCCGGCGCGCGGGCGTGGACCGCGACGAGGCCACGCGCGCGCGCGTGAAGGCACTCAACGAGGAGCTGGTGCGCATCGGGCAGGAGTTCAGCCGCAACATCCAGGAGGACGTGCGCGCGGTGGAGCTCACGCCCGCGCAGCTCGAGGGGCTGCCGGAGGACTACGTGCGCGCGCACGAGCCGGGCGAGCGCAGCACGGTGCGCATCACCACGGACTACCCGGACCTCGTGCCCTTCATGACCTACGCGCGCTCGCACACGGCGCGCGAGCTGCTCTGGCGCGCGAACCGCCAGCGCGGTTTTCCCAAGAACCAGGAGGTGCTGCAGCGCCTGGTGCAGAAGCGCCACGAGCTCGCGACGCTGCTGGGCTACCCCAACTGGGCGGCGTACGCGACCGAGGACAAGATGATCCGCACCGAGAAGGCGGCAGCGGACTTCGTGGAGAAGATCTCCCAGGCCTCGCTCGCCCGCAGCCAGCGCGACTACGAGACGCTGCTCGCGCGCAAGCGCCAGGAGGACCCGGGCGCCGAGCGCGTGGACCCCTGGGACCAGGCCTACCTGGACGACCGGGTGAAGGCCGAGCAGTACAGCTTCGACAGCCAGAGCGTGCGGCCCTACTTCGAGTACGGGCGGGTGAAGGAGGGCGTGCTGGGCATCACCTCGCGCCTCTTCGGCGTGCAGCTGCGCAAGCTCGCGGACGCGCCCGTGTGGCACCCGGACGTGGAGGCCTACGACGTGCTGCAGGGGGACAAGCCCCTGGGCCGCTTCTACCTCGACATGCACCCGCGGGACGGCAAGTACAAGCACGCGGCGCAGTTCACGCTGGCCACGGGCAAGGCGCAGCGCCGCCTCCCCGAGGCGGTGCTGATGTGCAACTTCCCCAAGCCGGGCAAGGAGCCCGCGCTGATGCAGCACTCGGACGTGGAGACCTTCTTCCACGAGTTCGGGCACCTGCTGCACCACATCTTCGGGGGGCACACGCCGTGGGCGGGCCTGTCCGGCGTGCGCACGGAGTGGGACTTCGTGGAGGCGCCGAGCCAGATGCTGGAGGAGTGGGCCTGGGATGCGCGCAGCCTGCAGACCTTCGCGCGCCACTACCAGACGAACGAGCCGCTCCCGGCGGAAACGGTGCAGCGCATGAAGCGCGCGGACGAGTTCGGCAAGGGGCTGTGGGTGCGCCAGCAGATGTTCTACGCGGCGCTCAGCCTCGAGCTCTACCGGCGAGACCCGAAGGGGCTGGATGCGACCGCGCTGGTGCGCGAGCTGCAGGGCAAGTACACGCCCTTCCCGTACCTGGAGGGCACGTACTTCCACCTCAGCTTCGGCCACCTGGATGGCTACAGCGCCATCTACTACACGTACATGTGGAGCCTCGTCATCGCGAAGGACCTCTTCACGGTCTTCAAGGACAAGGGGCTGATGGAGCCGGGGCCCGCGCAGGCCTACCGCCGTGCGGTGCTCGAGCCGGGCGGCAGCAAGGACGCGGCGCTCCTGGTGAAGGACTTCCTCGGCCGCGACTACGACTTCCGCGCCTACGAGTCCTGGCTCAACGCGGCCTGA